The Amaranthus tricolor cultivar Red isolate AtriRed21 chromosome 2, ASM2621246v1, whole genome shotgun sequence genome contains the following window.
TTCATTTCAAATACTGGAAAAATCTAGCTTCAAAGCCATCTGCATGCAAATGGCCGCTCATACGAAGTTACTCTGGTTCGTCCAAGTGACCGTACCACTGATGCCATTTAGCAGCGGCTTCTTCCGGTGTCCTGAAAGACCAAATGtggtgtttttctttttcacgcGCTTCCAATATTTCCTATAGTCACCGGAAATACTTCAGAAGGAAGTCGTAAATAAATAACGAAATTATTCTATCCAAATAATCAAACAAGGAGAATATACATGCAAAAAACTGGGACGGAAAAAGGGAGGGTGACGGAAAAAGGAATTCTTAAATTAGCATTTGTAACGTCTGTTAAGCTTTGAATGAAGAACATAGTCAACCTATCTACAAATATCAGTTGATACATCAAATTGCCATGAGGATTcagtttaatttgaatttttttgggcTCTCTTTACACTTGTGAAAGATATATCTATGCCAAGTTCAAAAAGGCATGGAAACTTGCaaagaattattttaatttttactttttcaggCAATTAAATTATGGATCATTACCAAAAATAATGGATATAGTAGGAATGCAGAAAATAGCTACAACAgaccaaaaacaaaaacatcaaaacGAAAAAAGGTTATGAATATCTCAATAATGACTTGGAACCAGGCGAGTAATAGTGTAATAATTGCTCCAATTTGTATAGCACCTGGAGTTAAAATTCCTGATGCATTTCCACTTAACGTTCCTTATACACCTACATGATAGAAACAAATGAACGTTCGAAACTGTCGGTGAGCAACAGTAGTTATATCTACATACTATCACCTGTTGCCCCCTGAAAGTTACATATTTTTCTTCCTAAAGTTCATATTAATGTTAAACTCAATAGACATCTATAATAACTCGTTTTCATCTCTACCCCACCCACCCCAACAcacacacataataaaaaagaaagataaGTAAGCTCATGTCATTATATGAAGCAAACAATTAGCATGGATACGAAATCTATAAGATGAAGCAACCATATGAACTAGGAGCCTATTGCATTGCAGGTTCAGCATTGTAAAAACAAAACTGTAAGTTGATTATGTTTCTGAGCAAGAATTTTACAGACAAACCTGCACTTCAGCAGAACTCTTTGTCTTCAATTTCAAGCAGTCAAAAAGTTTACTCCACTTCTCAGAGCAATTGTCAAGGACTCCAAGTCGATAATACTGCTGCATTTGATGAACTGGAGCTGTAAATCAAAGGCAGAGACATAGAAATCTGAATATATTAGGAACTTTAATCTGtttcttcttttttctcttAGTGACAACAAAGACAATGACGTAACATAGTAGATTTGACGTCAATTACAGCAACCACATAATGCGAAGAATTCGATACCCCCATCTCTTAAATCGACACGCAAATTGGAAATGCACATCAGAACAGTTCTTTAAAAACAGTTAAGAGGCAGGCCCCAGCTTTCCATCCTATCACAAGATAAACGAGAtgggcaaaaaaaaaattctgtgAAAGGGGGAGGGAGATGAATGTCAAACTCAGACATGGACTCCACAGTAACAGCTTTTGAGGCTAAAATGATTTTGGATAATAtcatattaaaagaataatgcTTTGCTCCAAAGAACAGAAAGTCAGCAACGCCGACATGAAAGCAGAAATAGAAATCACATTATAGAAATAAATTTCTATGAAGTCACTATAGAAACATAAACAGCTAGTAATTTACTTTTCCATAAGAATGTGGGATTGGAAAAGTAATATCATgtgtaacaacaacaacaacaacaatgtctgAGCCTTAATCCCCAAAGATTGGATCGGCTACATGAAGCAATATCATGTGCAAATAGATCAAATAATTACCACTGCTGAAATATTCCACATATATTCAAGCAAAAGAATGAAGATATGTTACAATATCTTTTAAAttccaaaataaatgaaaatttaacctctatatttcaaaattttaaccTAATCTTTGGCCTACTTATTCCAATGTTTTATCCAAGCTTCAATCAGAAAACGATAAATTGATTATCGTTCATCTCTTTAGCAAGTTTGGTGATGAACATAATAAATAGTCAGTTATTTCTGATGAGAAAATAACTTGTACTTAACTTTTTGGGAGAAAACGCAAAAATTCTCCATTTAAATCAAACCTTATCAAATCTACTATCTAGTTTCAACTACAGATATTGAGAGAAAATTAGAATTGACATTCGTATAGATCAAATACAACAAGAAGCATAACCAATAAATCTCGAAATTCGATCAACAAGCAACTTTTTAGAGAATGCAAAAAGGGAACAAGTGGGAGCTATCGAACTATAAACCAAGTAAGGAAAATAACTAGTACAAGAAACTGAGAAATTTACTCCTTTTAAACAAGCAAAAATTAGCTTCACATCGCAAAGAGACTACAATTTGACAATTCCTTCCCTTAGACACTAAAAATGGAAgaatttataacaatttcaaatcATAAAACTTGCTCAAAATGTCTTAATGAGCCAAATAAACTTCATTATTCTTCAGATAACTATAGTTCCTCCACATTcctaattttaatcaaataataatcAATCTGTAGCACAAACTTGATGGAAAAGTAAGACTTCTGATCAAACGATTATTTAGCTTCAATTGAATAAAAGTATTAACAAATTCTTTCTTTATGCACTACAATGGAAGAACTTGTACCGATTTTAATCCCAAAATTTTCCTAAAATGCCAAAAATAACATCAATCTCCTTCAACTAACTAAGATTCCACAAAATATATCCTAATTCCAATCAAATAATAACGAATTGACAGCAAAAACTTCATGGAAAAAAACGAATTCATGAAACTAAGAGTTTCGATTAAACGAAGTATGATTgcaaaaagaaaatggaaattcaaagaaattaatgataattaaaaaagaaagagaaaagagaaattaCAATAACAAAACCATAGAGCATCAAAGCATGGCATACAAGACAAGCTTTTCCGTGGAGTTTCTGTCGTATTCTTCTCCTCCATTGCCGTTTCTCAGACGCCGCCGTAAAGTCACTGATCGGTTTTTTAACTGTATCTCTATATAGACTATAAGTACGGCAGCCGGAAGGTGTGCAGTTTGGATTTTCAATTTTGGGGCACATTCAAGCATAGGCGAAACTTTACATCTAATTATCggttatattattagtttattaccATTTACGATTACTCATGTGAATGATCGTTTTTTAAAGTGACGATCTTTTGAAGAaatcgtctctcacaacaatttgtatcTCATTTATCACATGatatacaaaacaaaataacaaaatactCAATAACTAGTTGATAATTAACATCAtacaaaattcataatttaaaacaaatagtCATGAGCTAATTAATAAAAAGACTATGTactaaaaaaattacttaacataaaaaacaataaataaaataaaaattatgatgcatagtcgcacaaaacgtgcacTAGCTAGAcctatttttagaattttttaatgtcatgtttgaaaacaataatttcatttgaaaatttggaattggctcaaatttattatttggtaattaaaacttttcaaatttgaatttggatcaaattccaccatgatttttaaagtagttaatgttgagaatttgagaatgactacctaaaccttgtcattttcaaattcttcatttataatttcataatcaaaatccataatttgaaattaaatacttattcccaaacactacataaaagaatttaaatataCGAAAGATTCAGTTAGAAATTACCTCAAactattgtttgcattgaataaCTCTTTGTTCTTGAGGGTGGAGGGGTAGAGAGGCacttaatttcattaaaaagtgCTAACACAATGAAAATGGTGACAACATTTAAGATGTTGAAAGTTGAATCAAAAAAAGTATACACCAACGGCGAATGACAGATACATTAGTACtagtaataaattataattagatgATTGAACACTAgcaa
Protein-coding sequences here:
- the LOC130805056 gene encoding uncharacterized protein LOC130805056, giving the protein MEEKNTTETPRKSLSCMPCFDALWFCYSPVHQMQQYYRLGVLDNCSEKWSKLFDCLKLKTKSSAEVQEILEAREKEKHHIWSFRTPEEAAAKWHQWYGHLDEPE